In Synergistales bacterium, the following are encoded in one genomic region:
- the arcC gene encoding carbamate kinase, translated as MSKRVVVALGGNAILQRGQKGTAAEQMESVNGTAKQLVRMIESGYEVVVTHGNGPQVGAILIQNELGSSRVPAMPMDVCGAETQGFIGYMLCQNLHNLMAERGISGKEPAAIVTQVEVNPDDQAFTNPTKPVGPFFDEAQAKQRIAENGESWIEDSGRGWRRVVPSPDPVGIVERELIVRLVEAGSVVIASGGGGIPVYRDKQGALHGVEAVIDKDLAGERLAREVNADYLMILTDVPNVAVRFGQPDQESLRDVTVGEMERYAEEGHFRAGSMGPKVKAATRFMHNGGEKSIIANLGEALEALEGRAGTQIRKD; from the coding sequence GTGTCCAAGCGAGTAGTGGTAGCACTGGGAGGAAACGCCATCCTGCAGCGCGGGCAGAAAGGCACCGCCGCAGAACAGATGGAGAGCGTAAACGGCACCGCCAAACAGCTGGTGCGCATGATCGAATCCGGCTACGAGGTCGTCGTCACCCACGGCAACGGCCCGCAGGTCGGCGCCATTCTGATCCAGAACGAGCTGGGCAGTTCACGGGTGCCCGCCATGCCCATGGACGTCTGCGGCGCCGAAACCCAGGGCTTCATCGGGTACATGCTCTGCCAGAACCTCCACAACCTCATGGCCGAGCGCGGCATCAGCGGCAAGGAGCCCGCCGCCATCGTCACCCAGGTGGAGGTCAACCCCGACGACCAGGCCTTCACCAACCCCACCAAACCCGTGGGCCCCTTCTTCGACGAAGCCCAGGCCAAACAGCGCATCGCCGAGAACGGCGAGAGCTGGATCGAGGACTCCGGCCGCGGCTGGCGGCGCGTCGTCCCCTCGCCGGACCCCGTGGGCATCGTGGAGCGGGAGCTCATCGTCCGCCTCGTCGAGGCCGGTTCCGTGGTCATCGCCTCCGGCGGCGGCGGCATCCCCGTCTACCGCGACAAACAGGGCGCCCTCCACGGCGTGGAGGCCGTCATCGACAAGGATCTGGCCGGCGAACGCCTGGCCCGGGAGGTCAACGCCGACTACCTCATGATCCTCACCGACGTGCCCAACGTGGCCGTCCGCTTCGGCCAGCCCGACCAGGAGTCCCTCAGGGACGTCACCGTCGGCGAGATGGAACGCTACGCCGAGGAGGGGCACTTCCGCGCCGGCAGCATGGGCCCCAAGGTGAAGGCCGCCACACGGTTCATGCACAACGGCGGCGAGAAATCCATCATCGCCAACCTCGGCGAGGCCCTGGAGGCGCTGGAAGGCCGGGCCGGCACCCAGATCCGGAAGGACTGA